In one Acetomicrobium sp. S15 = DSM 107314 genomic region, the following are encoded:
- a CDS encoding 2-oxoacid:acceptor oxidoreductase family protein, with protein MERYEILLAGSGGQGLMLAGIILAEAAILDGKNATHTQSYGPEARGGASRSEVIVSDDEIDYPEVSHPDLLLAMTQESADKYARQLKDGGTLIIDPLYVKELPCVKGAVFKMPITETARNDVGRDVVSNIVALGVIATVTKIVSEKSLELAVQGRVPKGTEEMNLKALRAGFALGKRQI; from the coding sequence ATGGAGCGATACGAAATCCTATTAGCTGGCTCTGGTGGGCAGGGGCTGATGCTCGCCGGTATCATTCTGGCTGAGGCCGCTATACTCGATGGCAAAAATGCCACTCACACGCAATCCTATGGGCCAGAAGCGCGCGGCGGTGCCAGCCGCTCTGAGGTTATAGTGAGCGACGATGAGATAGACTATCCCGAAGTCTCGCATCCTGACCTGTTGCTCGCCATGACTCAAGAATCTGCCGATAAATATGCGCGGCAGCTTAAAGACGGCGGTACCCTCATAATTGATCCTCTATACGTAAAGGAACTACCGTGCGTGAAAGGCGCAGTCTTTAAAATGCCGATAACCGAAACGGCCCGCAACGATGTTGGGCGCGATGTAGTGAGCAATATCGTCGCTTTAGGTGTCATCGCCACTGTCACTAAGATAGTGAGCGAGAAATCATTAGAGCTGGCAGTGCAGGGCCGCGTTCCCAAGGGGACGGAAGAGATGAATCTGAAAGCCCTGAGGGCAGGTTTTGCATTGGGCAAAAGACAAATTTAA
- a CDS encoding thiamine pyrophosphate-dependent enzyme — translation MANILNYMRIDKLPTIWCPGCGDGIVVGSFIRAVDALGYSKDEMVVITGIGCSARSNAIMDFNTFQTTHGRAVAFATGFKLVRPELKVAVITGDGDGVGIGGNHMIHAARRNIDLTVIMINNNIYGMTGGQYSPLTPPGSRATTAPYGMVEYSFDACKLLIGAEASFVARGTAYHVQQLDEVIKEALSHKGFSFVEVMTQCPTGFGRRNKMGNPAEMMKWQRDHAVPVSAAAKLPPEKLKDKFVIGVLHKEEKPDFGEIYARAVARAQEGA, via the coding sequence TTGGCTAATATACTGAACTATATGCGCATAGACAAACTTCCCACCATATGGTGCCCCGGCTGTGGTGATGGTATCGTGGTCGGAAGCTTCATCAGGGCGGTGGACGCTTTGGGTTATTCTAAGGATGAGATGGTCGTAATCACTGGTATAGGTTGCTCTGCCAGGTCAAATGCAATAATGGATTTCAACACATTTCAGACGACTCACGGCAGAGCGGTTGCGTTTGCCACCGGGTTTAAACTTGTAAGACCAGAATTAAAAGTAGCCGTGATAACTGGGGACGGCGATGGCGTCGGCATAGGCGGCAACCACATGATCCATGCGGCCAGGCGCAACATCGATCTTACGGTTATTATGATAAACAACAATATCTACGGCATGACCGGCGGTCAATATTCCCCATTGACCCCTCCTGGCAGCAGGGCCACAACGGCCCCTTACGGCATGGTGGAGTACTCGTTCGACGCTTGTAAACTGCTGATTGGCGCAGAGGCCTCGTTTGTAGCCAGAGGAACTGCTTATCACGTGCAACAGCTCGACGAAGTGATCAAGGAAGCCCTCTCTCACAAGGGGTTTTCTTTCGTAGAAGTGATGACTCAATGTCCTACGGGCTTCGGCAGGCGCAATAAGATGGGAAACCCTGCAGAGATGATGAAGTGGCAGCGCGACCATGCAGTTCCTGTCTCTGCAGCTGCCAAACTTCCCCCTGAGAAGCTGAAGGACAAGTTTGTGATAGGCGTGTTGCATAAAGAGGAAAAACCGGACTTTGGAGAAATTTATGCCAGGGCCGTCGCACGTGCACAGGAGGGAGCATGA
- a CDS encoding 2-oxoacid:acceptor oxidoreductase subunit alpha, with the protein MINKNNALLMQGNEACAEAAIRAGCRFFAGYPITPATEIAEIMAEKLPKVGGTFVQMEDELGSMAAIVGASIGGVKSMTATSGPGFTLMQENIGYAAMVQMPCVVVDVQRGGPSTGLPTLPAQGDVMQARWGTHGDHPIVVLSPSSVREMYDLTITAFNFAEKLRTPVILLSDAVIGHLREKVILPSEGEIKIENRKFPKVPPEEYIPFLPEDDGVPPFAPLGKGYRYHITSNTYDDRGFPCYEPQVAAKLMDRLHDKIEKHKDKITLTDEFQMEDANVAIFAYGCTARSARRAMIIARQEGIKVGVIKAKTLWPFPDKVVRDAGERVKAIVVPEMNKGQLIGEVERAVRRLSVDVVPLNRTDGLMISPEQILAKVKEVV; encoded by the coding sequence GTGATTAATAAAAACAATGCGTTGCTTATGCAGGGCAATGAGGCTTGCGCGGAAGCGGCAATAAGAGCAGGCTGTCGCTTCTTCGCCGGATATCCGATAACGCCTGCGACGGAGATAGCCGAAATCATGGCTGAGAAGTTGCCCAAGGTTGGAGGCACCTTCGTCCAAATGGAGGACGAGCTTGGCAGCATGGCTGCCATAGTTGGCGCTTCTATAGGGGGCGTAAAATCCATGACGGCCACCAGCGGTCCAGGTTTTACGTTGATGCAAGAAAATATCGGCTATGCTGCCATGGTGCAGATGCCGTGCGTGGTTGTCGATGTACAGAGAGGTGGGCCGAGCACGGGACTTCCCACTCTTCCTGCCCAAGGGGATGTCATGCAGGCCAGATGGGGGACGCACGGCGATCACCCGATAGTGGTGCTTTCGCCTTCTTCGGTGCGCGAGATGTACGATCTCACTATAACGGCCTTTAATTTCGCTGAAAAGTTACGGACGCCCGTCATTTTGCTTTCCGACGCTGTAATAGGTCATCTTCGAGAGAAGGTAATTTTGCCATCCGAAGGCGAGATTAAAATAGAAAACCGCAAATTCCCGAAGGTTCCCCCGGAAGAATACATCCCGTTTTTGCCGGAAGACGATGGAGTGCCGCCCTTTGCGCCGTTGGGGAAGGGGTACCGATATCACATAACGAGCAATACATATGACGATCGTGGTTTCCCCTGCTATGAGCCTCAGGTTGCTGCGAAGCTCATGGATCGCCTGCATGACAAGATTGAAAAGCATAAAGATAAGATCACGCTAACGGACGAATTTCAGATGGAGGACGCAAACGTGGCGATTTTCGCCTATGGATGCACCGCTCGTTCAGCCAGGCGAGCGATGATAATCGCGCGGCAGGAAGGCATCAAAGTGGGAGTGATCAAGGCTAAGACATTGTGGCCTTTCCCGGATAAAGTTGTGAGAGATGCTGGCGAAAGAGTCAAGGCTATCGTTGTGCCGGAGATGAACAAGGGGCAGCTCATCGGCGAGGTGGAGCGCGCAGTCAGGCGTCTGTCTGTGGATGTGGTGCCTCTAAATCGGACAGACGGCCTTATGATAAGTCCTGAGCAGATCCTTGCCAAAGTCAAAGAGGTGGTATAG
- the sucC gene encoding ADP-forming succinate--CoA ligase subunit beta, translating into MKLLEYQGKALFSGHGIVVPRGKVAKTPEEAEKVFEELRIPVVVKAQVTAGGRGKAGGVKLASSSREVKEAASAILGMKIKGNVVRSLLVEEALDLDKEMYLSFTVDSSNGNVLFMFSPEGGMEIEELAREKPDRLLRWYIEDVGSTKEYELRNRIRKLGLRGKELVELSSLAFRACQCFYKNDLLLLEINPLCRLKDGRFVAADAKVEVDDNALFRHEELKAVEEVIEDPFEREAREIGVTYVNVGGNVGVIASGAGLAMNTMDILFDEGLKPANFLETGGGITQELIFRSLKLLFKDDNVKGIILNLYGGVNPMVEAAKGVVEGVKANTKAIPIVVKLLGNQQEEAWAILEKADVPVIKSVHTEEAVLKLKEMMGVGLR; encoded by the coding sequence GTGAAGCTACTTGAATATCAAGGCAAGGCCCTCTTTTCAGGGCATGGGATTGTCGTGCCACGGGGGAAAGTGGCAAAAACGCCCGAAGAAGCGGAGAAGGTTTTTGAGGAGCTAAGAATACCCGTTGTGGTGAAGGCTCAAGTTACCGCGGGAGGCAGAGGGAAAGCTGGTGGCGTCAAGCTCGCTTCGTCTTCAAGAGAAGTAAAAGAGGCGGCCAGTGCAATCCTCGGTATGAAAATCAAAGGGAATGTCGTAAGGTCACTCCTTGTAGAGGAAGCCTTGGACTTAGATAAAGAGATGTATCTGAGCTTCACAGTTGACAGCAGCAACGGCAATGTACTGTTCATGTTCTCTCCCGAAGGTGGCATGGAGATAGAAGAACTCGCCAGAGAAAAACCCGATCGCCTGCTGAGATGGTACATAGAAGACGTTGGCTCAACCAAGGAATACGAGCTCCGCAATCGTATTAGAAAACTTGGTCTCAGGGGCAAGGAATTGGTTGAGCTCTCTTCGTTGGCTTTTAGGGCATGTCAATGTTTTTACAAGAACGATCTCCTCTTGCTCGAAATAAACCCGCTCTGCCGCCTGAAGGATGGCAGGTTTGTGGCGGCAGACGCCAAGGTCGAAGTCGACGATAATGCTCTGTTCAGACATGAAGAGTTGAAGGCGGTCGAAGAGGTGATTGAAGACCCATTTGAGCGCGAGGCGCGCGAGATCGGCGTCACATATGTAAATGTAGGCGGGAATGTCGGTGTTATCGCCAGTGGGGCAGGGTTGGCCATGAACACCATGGATATACTCTTCGATGAAGGGCTTAAGCCGGCTAACTTCTTAGAGACTGGAGGAGGTATAACGCAGGAATTGATCTTCCGCTCTCTGAAACTTCTCTTTAAGGACGACAACGTTAAGGGCATAATCTTAAATCTCTACGGCGGCGTAAATCCGATGGTTGAAGCTGCAAAGGGTGTCGTTGAAGGGGTCAAGGCAAACACTAAAGCGATCCCCATTGTGGTGAAGCTTTTGGGCAACCAACAGGAAGAAGCTTGGGCCATCCTCGAAAAAGCTGACGTTCCAGTCATAAAGAGCGTCCATACAGAAGAAGCTGTCCTTAAGTTGAAGGAGATGATGGGGGTGGGTTTGCGGTGA
- a CDS encoding 4Fe-4S dicluster domain-containing protein: MKFSVSINKKWCKGCGICVAFCPKQVLEMHIDEGKAYVARPEDCIGCKMCELRCPDFAVQVEERASVCEA; the protein is encoded by the coding sequence TTGAAGTTTAGCGTTTCGATAAACAAAAAGTGGTGTAAAGGCTGCGGCATTTGCGTCGCCTTTTGCCCCAAACAGGTGTTGGAAATGCATATAGACGAGGGCAAAGCTTATGTAGCGCGCCCTGAGGATTGTATAGGCTGCAAGATGTGCGAACTCAGATGCCCTGACTTTGCCGTGCAAGTGGAGGAGCGCGCCTCTGTTTGTGAGGCCTGA
- the sucD gene encoding succinate--CoA ligase subunit alpha yields MSIFLTEDTKAIVQGISGRIGRVQTKWMLECGTNLVAGVTPGRGGETVEGLPVYDCVVEAVERHGANATVIFVPAPFAKDAVMEAVDAGIKLVVAIPEHVPVHDAIELRRVARAHGAIMLGPNTPGIISPGIGKLGIMPANMFKKGRIGIISRSGTLSYEVAGHINEVGYGESTLVGIGGDPVVGMELSDVLREFEHDKDTDAVIVVGEIGGSAEERAAGYIKQMNKPVVAFITGRTAPEGKTMGHAGAIIRGGEGTASSKVKALSEAGALVASRIRDIPELLKKALR; encoded by the coding sequence GTGAGCATTTTTCTTACTGAGGACACTAAAGCTATAGTTCAAGGGATCAGCGGTCGCATAGGGAGAGTTCAGACGAAGTGGATGCTCGAATGTGGCACAAACTTGGTGGCTGGCGTTACGCCCGGCCGAGGTGGCGAAACGGTAGAAGGATTGCCGGTTTATGATTGTGTAGTCGAAGCAGTCGAGAGGCATGGTGCCAACGCTACCGTTATATTCGTCCCGGCACCTTTTGCCAAAGATGCCGTCATGGAAGCTGTAGATGCGGGAATAAAACTCGTGGTAGCAATACCTGAGCACGTGCCGGTCCATGATGCCATAGAACTCAGGAGGGTAGCGAGGGCTCATGGCGCTATCATGCTGGGGCCTAATACTCCAGGGATAATAAGCCCTGGCATCGGAAAGCTCGGTATCATGCCGGCCAACATGTTCAAAAAAGGCAGGATCGGCATAATATCGCGCAGCGGCACCCTCTCTTACGAGGTAGCGGGCCATATAAATGAGGTGGGATACGGAGAGAGCACCTTGGTCGGTATAGGCGGCGATCCGGTAGTCGGAATGGAGCTCTCAGACGTACTCAGAGAGTTTGAGCATGATAAAGATACAGATGCCGTGATCGTCGTCGGCGAGATAGGTGGTAGCGCAGAGGAGAGGGCGGCTGGATATATAAAGCAGATGAACAAGCCCGTCGTAGCCTTCATCACGGGCCGTACCGCTCCAGAGGGCAAGACCATGGGGCATGCCGGCGCGATAATCAGAGGAGGAGAGGGCACCGCCTCTTCTAAGGTGAAGGCACTTTCTGAAGCTGGTGCCTTGGTGGCCTCGAGGATACGCGACATACCAGAACTATTGAAGAAAGCCTTGAGATGA
- a CDS encoding acetyl-CoA C-acyltransferase, with protein MKRPVILSAVRTAGGKFGGSLAAFEAPELGAIAIAEAVRRAGVAPDAVGEVIMGNGWQAGVGPNPARIATVKSGLPVTVPAFTVNIRCGSSLRALMLVCDRIRLGDIAVGVGGGMESASNVPYLLKEARWGHRMGDKTSHDSLHKDGFMCPLAGMMMGATAEILAEEYKISREEQDFYALESHRRAVAAMESGKFKGEVVPVKIKSKKEEIAFDTEEIPRRDTSLEKLAKLPPIYKEGGTITAGTSSALCDAGSAVVVADADWARANGAKPMAEVLGYDVAACEPDHMGMGPVYAVPKALQKANLSLEDIDLIELNEAFAAQVLAVQKAMSFDMSKCNVHGGAIALGHPIGATGTKILATLLYALKTYDKELGLATACIGGGQGVAMVVRRLF; from the coding sequence GTGAAAAGGCCCGTGATTTTAAGCGCTGTGCGCACGGCGGGCGGGAAATTCGGTGGAAGCTTAGCTGCCTTTGAGGCTCCCGAGCTCGGCGCTATAGCGATAGCTGAGGCGGTTAGGCGCGCTGGAGTGGCACCGGACGCCGTCGGAGAAGTCATCATGGGCAACGGATGGCAAGCTGGCGTGGGGCCGAATCCCGCTCGGATCGCCACCGTAAAATCAGGCCTTCCCGTTACCGTTCCGGCATTTACGGTCAACATACGCTGCGGTTCATCGTTGAGGGCGCTCATGTTGGTCTGCGACAGGATTCGCTTGGGGGATATAGCCGTAGGGGTTGGCGGTGGGATGGAGAGCGCTTCCAACGTGCCATATCTCTTGAAGGAAGCTCGGTGGGGGCATCGTATGGGCGACAAGACTTCCCACGATTCCCTTCACAAGGACGGATTTATGTGCCCCTTGGCGGGGATGATGATGGGGGCTACGGCAGAGATCTTGGCCGAGGAGTACAAAATCTCCAGAGAAGAGCAAGACTTTTACGCGCTTGAGAGTCATCGCAGAGCGGTAGCAGCGATGGAGTCGGGCAAGTTCAAGGGCGAAGTTGTGCCTGTGAAGATTAAAAGCAAAAAAGAAGAAATAGCTTTTGATACCGAGGAGATACCCAGGCGCGACACGAGCCTGGAAAAGCTGGCAAAACTTCCACCTATCTATAAAGAAGGTGGGACTATAACGGCAGGGACGAGCTCTGCCCTTTGTGATGCCGGAAGCGCCGTCGTTGTAGCTGATGCTGATTGGGCTCGTGCTAATGGCGCAAAACCCATGGCCGAGGTGCTTGGGTACGATGTTGCGGCTTGCGAGCCGGATCATATGGGTATGGGGCCGGTTTATGCAGTACCTAAAGCGTTGCAGAAGGCAAATCTATCGCTTGAAGATATCGACCTGATAGAGCTGAACGAAGCTTTCGCCGCTCAGGTTCTGGCTGTCCAAAAGGCCATGTCTTTTGATATGTCGAAATGCAATGTCCATGGCGGAGCCATCGCCCTCGGTCACCCCATAGGCGCCACGGGCACTAAGATCTTGGCGACCCTTCTTTATGCGTTGAAGACATACGATAAAGAGCTGGGACTGGCGACGGCGTGCATCGGCGGCGGACAGGGTGTGGCCATGGTGGTTCGCCGCCTATTCTAA